A single region of the Bacteroidota bacterium genome encodes:
- a CDS encoding glycosyltransferase family 1 protein, with amino-acid sequence MGGLKQYFHTLFNNLLETDHENEYVFFYFDQNVDELEALHHPRWRESAIRIADQREVSNHLAKIDIYFCPFGAIWPIPLPLPTVVTIVDLQEKYFPEFFTPMDHWNRDYFFYGSSHEADEVITISEFSRQSIIHFHGVPANKIHVVYLSADPRYAHAAKIEQVVHGLPDQFIFYPANQWKHKNHDCLLRALEILRLEEHTEIPLVLTGFAQENGYLLNDKLREFGVTAITMEFVTVEQMAYLYRRARLLCFPSLFEGFGIPLVEAMYAGCPIVCANTSSIPEVVGNAGVFFDGGNPRDCAAKILEVWNNLALREELIERGCQQARRFSAERLAEDHLSVFRKACIDFSYVRYLKNKFLFNPLHDFRLKRRFPSSSS; translated from the coding sequence ATGGGTGGCCTCAAACAATATTTTCACACGTTATTCAACAACCTCCTTGAAACCGATCACGAGAATGAGTATGTGTTTTTCTACTTTGACCAGAACGTAGACGAGCTGGAAGCCCTACATCACCCTCGGTGGAGGGAGTCTGCTATTCGTATCGCGGACCAGCGTGAAGTTTCAAACCATTTAGCCAAGATTGATATTTACTTTTGCCCGTTTGGCGCGATCTGGCCGATTCCGCTACCACTGCCCACCGTAGTTACGATTGTCGATCTTCAGGAAAAATATTTTCCTGAGTTCTTTACTCCAATGGATCATTGGAACAGGGATTACTTCTTCTACGGCTCTTCCCACGAAGCGGATGAAGTGATCACAATATCTGAATTCTCGAGACAATCAATTATTCATTTTCATGGGGTACCTGCGAATAAGATTCACGTAGTATACCTGAGCGCTGATCCTCGGTATGCCCACGCGGCCAAGATTGAGCAGGTTGTTCATGGCCTTCCCGATCAATTCATTTTCTACCCGGCAAACCAGTGGAAGCATAAGAACCACGATTGCTTACTGCGGGCCCTCGAAATCCTCAGACTCGAGGAACACACCGAGATACCTCTTGTGCTTACCGGCTTCGCTCAAGAAAATGGATACTTGCTTAACGATAAACTTCGAGAATTCGGTGTCACTGCAATAACGATGGAGTTCGTTACCGTTGAACAAATGGCATATCTATACAGACGCGCCCGGTTGCTTTGCTTCCCTTCTCTTTTTGAGGGGTTTGGCATTCCGCTTGTCGAAGCCATGTACGCGGGTTGCCCTATTGTCTGCGCTAATACCTCAAGCATACCCGAAGTCGTCGGAAATGCCGGAGTGTTCTTCGACGGGGGAAATCCTCGAGACTGCGCGGCGAAAATACTCGAGGTTTGGAACAATCTCGCTTTACGTGAAGAACTAATCGAAAGAGGCTGTCAACAGGCTCGACGATTCTCTGCAGAGAGGCTGGCTGAAGACCATCTATCGGTATTTCGGAAGGCCTGTATTGACTTCTCATATGTTCGATATCTAAAGAATAAGTTTCTCTTTAATCCGTTGCACGACTTTCGATTGAAGCGGAGGTTCCCATCCTCATCATCTTAA
- a CDS encoding methyltransferase domain-containing protein translates to MIRQNNNEIEIGNYSPFMNELEVISVVEALRLFYRPIKALEWGSGNSTAYFPKYLPAGSHWTSIEHNINWANKVKALVSRLGVANIQIHHVPNSDGWSEGLGDGTIETFREYVLFPETLQEKFQLILVDGRSRAECMQVGWMLLESPGIMILHDAQRSKYDRGIPGDCFFLRITNPRIDIDGQISTLFMSRSMRVTGWLHDALRSILPDYILIDMDQTSLSEHRKRMTWLDLLDHKSINLYAGEIPKRVEYENCIGLSLSHGDSCHIHHDITMPFPLDDETIDSFQSEDVFEHIAYDMLNPIIQEIFRVLKPGGLFRLSMPDYRCDVLYERSIRNDANEIIFDPGGGGTPDNPGHLWFPTIERVTELLNGTQFSERGKINYLQYYKSDGSSVTRPIDYSHGFVQRTPDHDARVQSPYRPMSLVVDLIK, encoded by the coding sequence GTGATCCGGCAAAATAATAATGAGATTGAAATCGGCAACTATTCACCATTCATGAATGAGTTGGAGGTGATCTCCGTCGTGGAAGCCCTCCGACTGTTTTACAGACCAATCAAGGCTTTGGAATGGGGAAGTGGCAATAGCACAGCATATTTCCCGAAGTATCTACCAGCGGGAAGCCATTGGACTTCGATCGAACATAATATCAATTGGGCTAACAAGGTAAAGGCGCTAGTTTCTCGGCTTGGGGTTGCTAATATCCAAATTCATCACGTACCGAATTCCGACGGATGGTCCGAAGGTCTGGGCGATGGCACGATTGAGACATTCAGAGAGTATGTTCTCTTCCCGGAGACTTTGCAAGAGAAATTTCAGCTAATTTTAGTGGATGGTCGATCCCGCGCTGAGTGTATGCAGGTCGGTTGGATGCTATTGGAAAGCCCGGGGATAATGATACTTCACGATGCCCAGCGGTCGAAATACGACCGCGGAATTCCAGGCGACTGCTTTTTTCTGAGGATCACAAATCCTCGTATAGACATTGATGGTCAAATCAGTACTCTCTTCATGAGCAGATCCATGAGAGTCACTGGTTGGCTCCATGACGCGTTGCGGAGCATATTGCCTGATTACATACTCATTGATATGGATCAAACTAGCCTCTCCGAACACAGAAAGAGAATGACTTGGCTGGATCTGCTTGATCATAAATCGATAAACCTCTACGCGGGAGAAATTCCAAAAAGGGTGGAGTATGAGAATTGCATTGGCCTATCGCTCTCTCATGGAGATTCTTGTCATATCCATCATGATATCACAATGCCCTTTCCCTTGGATGATGAAACTATCGATAGCTTTCAGTCGGAGGATGTGTTCGAACACATTGCTTATGACATGCTCAATCCGATCATTCAGGAGATATTCCGCGTCTTGAAACCCGGCGGCCTATTTCGGCTATCGATGCCGGACTATCGATGTGATGTGCTATATGAAAGGAGCATAAGGAACGATGCTAACGAAATTATTTTCGATCCCGGCGGCGGGGGCACACCCGACAATCCCGGTCACCTTTGGTTTCCGACTATCGAGAGAGTCACAGAACTACTCAATGGAACACAGTTTTCGGAGCGCGGCAAGATTAATTATTTGCAATATTACAAATCAGACGGGAGCTCCGTAACAAGACCTATCGATTACTCTCATGGTTTTGTTCAGCGGACCCCCGACCATGACGCTCGGGTCCAGAGCCCATATAGGCCGATGTCTTTGGTGGTCGACCTCATAAAGTGA
- a CDS encoding glycosyltransferase family A protein produces the protein MAHLRISFGMIVLNGEPFIKYNLENLYPHAHEILIVEGAVERAWHAATSDGHSLDRTVEIIRSFPDPQRKIKLIQRNGFWSEKDEMSNAYMERCSGDYIWQVDVDEFYKTRDIEIVKNLLEKNPDVTRVDVKTVNFWRSFEAVMQGATYIFGADDFIRIFRFRPGFGYLTHRPPTLRDEEGSEVTHDRIVSAEELSQTHGVRMYHYSYVFPDLVRNKSEYYGKMNWGQGHEDGVAWFRDEWKTLSNPLRVHIINYPPSWIIPFVGEHPEAITKMLVEQKIKGDQEVVAFLGSEYRRYQRAGEKLTRIILQYDRGEVGKIRASMQFITALLLPLGTRSRRANRTIMKSLTTMFGDRWRKLYLETLKNRDAFRGAYETILADRDRWQKLYNETLENRDAYRQAYEAILADRDRWQKLYNETLENREAYKQAYETILTDRDRSQKLYNETLENREAYKQAYETILADRDRWQKLYNETIGNSKADR, from the coding sequence GTGGCGCATTTGAGGATATCCTTCGGCATGATAGTTCTGAACGGGGAGCCGTTCATAAAGTACAATTTAGAAAATTTGTACCCTCATGCACATGAAATTCTGATTGTAGAAGGAGCTGTGGAACGCGCTTGGCACGCCGCCACGAGTGACGGACATTCACTGGATCGAACCGTTGAAATTATCAGGAGCTTCCCAGATCCACAGCGTAAGATAAAACTGATCCAGCGCAACGGATTTTGGTCGGAAAAGGATGAAATGTCGAATGCCTACATGGAGAGATGCTCGGGCGATTACATCTGGCAAGTAGATGTGGATGAGTTTTATAAGACTCGGGATATTGAGATCGTCAAGAATCTCCTCGAGAAGAATCCGGATGTTACGAGGGTAGATGTGAAAACCGTAAATTTCTGGCGGAGCTTTGAGGCGGTAATGCAGGGGGCGACGTATATTTTCGGTGCTGATGATTTTATTCGAATCTTTAGATTTAGACCGGGGTTTGGTTACCTCACGCACAGACCTCCCACTTTACGTGATGAGGAGGGATCCGAGGTGACGCATGATCGAATTGTTTCTGCCGAAGAACTTTCTCAGACTCATGGCGTGAGAATGTATCATTATTCATACGTCTTTCCCGACCTCGTCCGAAACAAATCAGAGTACTATGGCAAGATGAATTGGGGACAGGGTCATGAAGATGGTGTCGCGTGGTTCCGGGACGAATGGAAAACTCTCAGCAATCCCCTCAGAGTTCATATTATAAATTATCCCCCTTCGTGGATAATCCCCTTCGTGGGAGAACACCCTGAAGCGATTACGAAGATGCTGGTTGAGCAGAAAATCAAAGGTGACCAGGAAGTTGTCGCGTTTCTGGGCTCTGAGTACAGGAGGTATCAGAGAGCTGGAGAGAAGTTGACGCGGATTATCCTGCAGTATGATCGGGGCGAGGTGGGAAAAATTAGGGCATCGATGCAATTCATTACCGCACTATTGCTTCCTCTTGGGACTAGGAGTAGAAGAGCAAATCGAACAATCATGAAATCCCTTACGACTATGTTTGGAGATCGGTGGCGGAAGTTATATCTCGAGACGTTGAAAAATCGGGATGCGTTCAGGGGAGCATACGAAACTATCCTTGCAGATCGAGATCGATGGCAGAAGTTGTATAACGAGACGCTAGAGAACAGGGACGCGTACAGGCAAGCGTACGAAGCCATCCTTGCAGATCGGGATCGATGGCAGAAGTTGTATAACGAGACGCTAGAAAACAGGGAGGCGTACAAGCAAGCTTACGAAACCATCCTTACAGATCGAGATCGGTCGCAGAAGTTATATAATGAGACGTTAGAAAACAGGGAGGCATACAAGCAAGCGTACGAGACCATCCTTGCGGATCGAGATCGGTGGCAGAAATTATACAATGAGACAATCGGGAATAGCAAGGCGGATCGATAG
- a CDS encoding glycosyltransferase family 4 protein, which yields MMDHPEAKKAKTILFINLYSAMGGGEYALYNLLKHLDRSRFRPVMMFNERGEFARRVESLGIETVVLPYQVMMLRELVHPARFAQMLKSSRQIANYLKQDPAELIHCSDVLSLMFIAIPVIRFRISVVYSVIFFYEWTRILLFNFLAIILVDKIIANSSAVRKRLQARTLFLSGRMEVVYQGVDTSEFRPSRNGERDLLRGELALSGATRLVGMVGRFDPQKGHIVFLEAAAQVIQRRRDVRFVVIGGALFSDVFPFYKQYQNEVMECHRRLDLGAHVTFLPQRDDIPEVMRSLDLYVLPSTQEGFGLVVLEALASAVPVVVSDAAGAVEVVGTIPSVYVAETGNPGSFAEKILHALDDIERREGVPTGGSSIPAVSPDITALDWGGYADKMETFYAIV from the coding sequence ATGATGGATCACCCGGAAGCCAAGAAGGCGAAAACCATCCTCTTCATAAATCTCTATTCCGCAATGGGGGGAGGAGAGTACGCTCTCTACAACCTTTTGAAACATCTCGACCGGAGCAGGTTTCGCCCCGTCATGATGTTCAATGAGCGCGGTGAATTCGCCCGGCGGGTCGAATCGCTCGGAATAGAGACCGTGGTGCTTCCGTACCAGGTGATGATGCTTCGCGAGCTTGTGCATCCCGCGAGGTTTGCTCAAATGCTGAAGTCGTCCCGCCAGATCGCGAATTATTTGAAGCAAGATCCCGCGGAGCTGATCCATTGCAGCGACGTCTTATCGCTCATGTTTATAGCAATCCCGGTGATACGCTTCAGAATTTCCGTTGTCTACAGCGTCATTTTTTTCTACGAATGGACGCGTATTTTGCTCTTTAATTTTCTTGCAATCATCCTTGTCGACAAGATTATCGCTAATTCATCGGCTGTTCGGAAACGCTTGCAAGCGCGGACACTTTTTCTTTCGGGCAGAATGGAAGTCGTTTACCAGGGAGTGGATACATCGGAATTCCGTCCCTCCCGAAATGGTGAACGTGATCTCCTCCGGGGTGAGCTTGCGCTTTCCGGTGCGACGCGATTGGTGGGGATGGTTGGAAGATTTGATCCCCAAAAAGGGCACATCGTTTTTCTGGAGGCCGCTGCTCAGGTCATTCAACGCCGCCGCGATGTAAGATTCGTCGTCATCGGCGGAGCGTTATTCTCCGACGTATTTCCATTTTACAAGCAATACCAAAACGAAGTGATGGAATGTCATAGACGTTTGGACCTGGGCGCACACGTGACATTTCTCCCGCAGAGGGATGATATTCCAGAAGTGATGAGAAGCCTGGATCTTTACGTCCTCCCATCGACGCAGGAGGGCTTTGGCCTGGTTGTTCTCGAAGCACTCGCGAGCGCGGTCCCCGTCGTGGTCAGCGATGCGGCGGGGGCGGTCGAAGTTGTCGGAACGATTCCCTCTGTCTATGTCGCGGAGACAGGGAATCCAGGATCATTCGCAGAGAAGATCCTCCACGCCCTCGATGACATCGAGCGGAGAGAGGGCGTTCCAACCGGCGGTTCGAGTATTCCGGCCGTATCCCCCGATATCACCGCATTGGACTGGGGCGGCTATGCAGACAAAATGGAAACTTTCTATGCGATTGTATAA
- a CDS encoding glycosyltransferase family 2 protein, whose protein sequence is MNSPIISIITPSYNQGHYLEETILSVITQEGDFSIDYLIMDGGSTDNSVEIIRRYSDMLASGTFVCKCKGVSIRWASEKDKGQSDAINKGITQSHGEILTYINSDDLFSPGAFAHVVKFFHLNPESDFVYGDGDVIDERGETIWEWLSRPYRHSVMLSYHFLWNDFSNYIMQQSTFWRRRAVNRIGLFDASFHYAMDAEYWIRAGDAGLVLSHLREKLGKFRLIRGTKSLSSPTVFWEDYLEIFRKYRKNRGLSKYLAFYYFNLALSFNLDVDRAFLSDRRLFERWNSLEEKVRKSLSRQANRGKSICRLVVANEHRKKNEPMNGAKQIRRVLKEDPLILFHPFGAFYALRYLLSIVGGGRVDRWQAGLASWYRRNRYDYRYHAND, encoded by the coding sequence ATGAATTCGCCAATCATATCCATAATCACCCCCTCGTACAATCAAGGCCATTATCTTGAAGAAACGATCCTGAGTGTGATAACCCAGGAGGGTGATTTTTCCATTGACTATCTGATCATGGATGGGGGTTCTACAGACAACTCCGTCGAGATCATTCGGCGATATTCCGATATGCTCGCCTCTGGGACATTTGTCTGCAAGTGCAAAGGGGTTTCAATAAGATGGGCATCTGAGAAGGATAAAGGTCAATCCGATGCGATCAATAAGGGAATCACCCAATCTCACGGAGAAATTCTTACTTACATCAACTCTGATGATTTGTTTTCTCCGGGGGCATTCGCACATGTTGTGAAATTCTTTCATCTTAATCCGGAGTCCGATTTTGTATATGGTGATGGTGACGTCATCGATGAGCGGGGTGAAACAATTTGGGAATGGCTCTCGCGGCCGTATAGGCATTCCGTCATGCTTTCTTATCATTTCCTTTGGAATGACTTTTCCAATTACATCATGCAACAATCCACGTTCTGGCGCAGGCGTGCCGTGAATAGGATTGGTTTATTTGATGCTTCATTCCATTACGCAATGGACGCGGAATATTGGATTAGAGCGGGCGATGCCGGATTAGTTCTCTCTCATCTAAGAGAAAAACTTGGAAAATTTAGGTTGATACGAGGGACAAAATCCCTCTCGAGCCCCACTGTTTTTTGGGAAGACTACCTCGAAATTTTTCGTAAGTATAGAAAGAATCGGGGTCTCTCCAAGTATCTTGCTTTTTACTATTTCAACTTGGCCTTGTCTTTCAATCTTGATGTAGACAGGGCATTTCTGAGTGATCGTCGACTTTTCGAGCGATGGAACTCACTGGAGGAGAAGGTGCGAAAATCTCTTTCTCGCCAGGCCAACAGGGGGAAGTCGATCTGTCGGCTGGTGGTTGCGAACGAACATCGAAAGAAGAATGAGCCTATGAATGGAGCGAAACAGATTCGCCGTGTGTTGAAAGAAGATCCGCTTATTTTATTTCACCCATTTGGAGCGTTTTACGCACTAAGATATCTGCTCTCGATTGTAGGGGGGGGCAGAGTCGACAGATGGCAGGCAGGACTTGCCTCGTGGTACCGACGCAACAGATACGATTACCGTTACCATGCTAATGATTGA
- a CDS encoding ABC transporter permease, translated as MQNLISVPVVHHPYWATINLLKDLQKLWQHRELLFTLTRREIVTRYKQTIFGLGWSLFQPILQTMVYTIAFAIVLKTPSAEGIPYSIFIFANLTLWTYFASSTVNSMNSLRANAALMSKVAFPREIIPMSTIFSGLFDFAVSFVVLLIFGLWYGFYPNLKFIYLPAILLVEILFILDLALILSVFTAARRDLTYVVSFLITLYMFLTPVFFSITALPKTLQEFYFLNPMGAIIDAFKNVFFYNLEPRWYSLLIASTILILLFVPSYKFFKRAEKYFVDVL; from the coding sequence GTGCAAAACCTAATCTCTGTCCCCGTGGTCCATCACCCGTACTGGGCGACGATCAATTTGTTGAAGGATCTGCAAAAACTGTGGCAACATCGTGAGTTGCTCTTTACCTTGACAAGGCGTGAGATCGTCACTCGGTATAAGCAAACGATCTTCGGCCTCGGATGGTCGTTGTTCCAGCCGATCCTTCAGACCATGGTCTATACGATCGCTTTTGCAATAGTTTTGAAGACTCCGAGCGCTGAAGGGATACCCTATTCCATTTTCATTTTCGCTAACCTGACGCTATGGACCTACTTTGCGTCCTCAACGGTAAACTCGATGAATAGCCTTCGCGCCAACGCCGCGCTCATGTCAAAAGTCGCCTTTCCACGCGAAATTATCCCGATGTCCACTATTTTCTCGGGGCTCTTTGACTTTGCGGTTTCATTCGTGGTCCTATTGATTTTCGGCCTATGGTATGGCTTCTACCCAAATCTGAAATTCATCTACCTTCCGGCGATCCTTCTTGTGGAGATCCTCTTTATTCTCGACCTGGCGCTGATCCTCAGTGTCTTTACGGCAGCGAGGAGGGATTTAACATATGTTGTGTCCTTTCTCATTACACTGTACATGTTTTTGACCCCGGTTTTCTTTTCAATCACCGCGCTACCCAAGACTTTACAAGAATTCTACTTCCTCAATCCTATGGGTGCGATCATAGATGCTTTCAAGAACGTCTTCTTTTATAATTTGGAGCCGCGCTGGTACTCCCTCCTGATCGCCTCCACGATCTTGATCTTGCTGTTCGTGCCAAGCTATAAGTTCTTTAAACGTGCAGAAAAGTATTTCGTTGATGTGCTATGA
- a CDS encoding glycosyltransferase family 1 protein codes for MTIGIVASGYTPGQMGGTEVYLRRLVSMCQLLGSEAETVLYVSAMNRAALEQPLNGLPGLREINPTLGQLARRVRVHAGRLLRRQYYLGQLEDRIDYGRVDLLHFPFCIVRPIPRNKVKPKVVVTIHDLQHVEYPQFFSRRELDFREREYGLAVESADLILTDSIYSQGTITRHYGLDLDRVKVVYPGIDEKTHDNLTLSLVKTYLEAKGIQRPYMIYPAATWPHKNHKRLLLALKDLISSSSFEGDIVLTGMSRQSHGEIENLAAELRLSSHVKFVGFVQADDLRLLYAGARMLVYPSLYEGFGFPVIEAMSVGLPVLCSNCTSLPEIGTDAVEYCDPTDVDSMAISILNLWTDEDRRAQLRSLGLKRAEFFEVSARAAELKKAYQSIGS; via the coding sequence ATGACGATTGGAATAGTCGCTTCGGGATATACGCCGGGACAGATGGGGGGAACAGAGGTTTACTTGCGGCGTTTGGTTTCCATGTGCCAGCTCTTGGGATCTGAGGCAGAGACGGTTCTTTATGTTTCAGCGATGAACCGGGCTGCGCTGGAACAACCCCTTAATGGATTGCCAGGCTTGAGAGAGATTAATCCCACTCTGGGCCAACTAGCGCGGAGAGTTCGGGTGCACGCTGGTCGATTGCTTCGTCGTCAATATTATCTTGGCCAGCTGGAAGATAGAATTGATTACGGTCGTGTGGATCTCTTGCATTTTCCATTCTGTATAGTGCGACCGATCCCCCGGAATAAGGTTAAGCCAAAGGTAGTCGTTACAATTCATGATTTGCAGCATGTTGAGTACCCTCAATTCTTCTCACGAAGAGAACTTGATTTTCGCGAACGCGAATACGGCCTCGCAGTGGAGTCCGCTGACCTGATTCTGACAGACTCGATCTACAGCCAGGGTACAATCACCCGACACTATGGTTTGGACCTCGATCGGGTGAAGGTAGTTTACCCGGGAATTGATGAGAAAACCCATGACAACCTGACCCTCAGCTTGGTGAAAACCTATCTCGAAGCGAAGGGCATTCAGAGACCGTACATGATTTACCCGGCAGCTACTTGGCCCCACAAGAATCACAAGAGGCTTCTCCTTGCCCTCAAGGATCTCATTTCCTCATCGAGCTTTGAAGGCGATATCGTGCTTACAGGGATGTCCAGGCAAAGTCACGGGGAGATCGAGAATCTTGCGGCGGAGCTCAGGCTCTCCTCCCATGTCAAATTTGTGGGGTTCGTCCAAGCAGATGATCTCAGACTCCTCTATGCGGGTGCCAGGATGCTCGTCTACCCATCTCTCTATGAAGGGTTCGGATTCCCAGTTATCGAGGCCATGTCGGTAGGCCTGCCGGTGCTGTGCTCGAACTGTACTTCGTTACCCGAGATTGGGACGGATGCTGTTGAGTACTGCGACCCCACTGATGTAGACTCTATGGCGATTTCGATACTGAACCTCTGGACGGACGAGGACCGAAGGGCTCAACTGCGTTCTCTCGGCTTGAAAAGGGCAGAGTTTTTTGAAGTTTCAGCGCGCGCGGCTGAACTAAAGAAGGCTTACCAAAGCATAGGATCATAG
- a CDS encoding glycosyltransferase family 2 protein: MDRAIDSRPLVSVIIPTCRRNSLTLDCLESILANYYEKFEVLIIDQDREGSLEKEAKQRFPNEDRIKFFYLDIQALDTARNLGIQKSTGSVIIFADDDILVAKEWISAYVEAFASGSPQPAVVGGRIDPMWLDGKPRWLPSEKEYLLGLYPEDYPLGPMCEGDLPIGANFATLRRYCVSDSLFDERLDYSYSRNSGLLSGGDSLFSLRMKQNGYPIYYQPAARVWHKISRTKLNRRYMMKRNYWEGVTYITVQFILGTIRPERCPGIIRWHLRRVLLHPFLIIHKRLFKEENDPFSLILARILFSWSYSSGIIRASMSLYFRKTLP, translated from the coding sequence ATGGATAGAGCAATTGACAGCCGACCTCTTGTTTCAGTCATTATCCCGACATGCCGACGCAATTCCTTGACATTGGATTGTCTCGAGAGCATTCTCGCGAATTATTATGAGAAATTTGAGGTATTGATTATTGATCAGGATAGAGAAGGGTCGCTTGAAAAGGAGGCTAAGCAGAGATTTCCAAATGAAGATAGAATAAAGTTTTTCTATCTCGACATCCAGGCACTGGATACGGCTCGAAACCTCGGAATCCAAAAATCTACGGGCTCTGTGATCATCTTCGCGGATGATGACATCCTTGTGGCCAAAGAATGGATAAGTGCGTATGTTGAGGCATTTGCAAGTGGATCTCCCCAGCCCGCGGTCGTGGGCGGTCGGATTGATCCAATGTGGTTGGATGGAAAACCTAGATGGTTGCCATCGGAAAAGGAATATCTGCTTGGTTTATATCCTGAGGATTACCCGCTCGGTCCTATGTGCGAGGGTGATCTCCCGATCGGTGCAAATTTTGCGACATTGCGCCGTTATTGTGTAAGCGACAGCTTGTTCGACGAGCGACTAGACTACAGTTATTCTAGAAATAGCGGGCTCCTAAGTGGTGGCGATAGTTTGTTTTCCTTAAGAATGAAGCAAAATGGTTACCCGATCTACTATCAACCCGCTGCGCGCGTCTGGCATAAGATCTCGAGAACAAAGCTGAATCGAAGATATATGATGAAGAGAAATTACTGGGAGGGTGTCACGTACATAACCGTCCAGTTCATATTGGGGACGATCAGGCCGGAACGGTGTCCTGGGATCATTAGGTGGCATCTGAGGAGGGTTTTGCTTCATCCGTTTTTGATTATTCACAAGAGGCTCTTTAAAGAGGAAAACGATCCGTTCTCGCTTATTCTTGCCAGGATTCTGTTCTCCTGGTCGTACAGCTCGGGCATCATTCGGGCGTCGATGAGCTTATATTTCAGAAAGACTCTCCCATGA
- a CDS encoding ABC transporter ATP-binding protein codes for MNAISFDRVSKAYDLQAGRRTLFATLMVASGAMPQEGLFHALTDVSFDIQRGEAIGIIGSNGSGKSTILKLIAGITAPTSGAVRISGRVASLIELGAGFHPEFTGRENIYLNAATFGIPRSVIDKKFEEIVDFAELGTFIDVPLKKYSSGMQARLGFSTAVNVNPDILLIDEALGVGDLKFQMKSRERMNDFKKRNVTIVLVSHNMSDISVICDRAIFLESGRTAFIGGVSDAINAYTFEENQAESRKVDQKSIEHRDDWGLPTEYGGDMGGTRDIVITKVLCYEKGRDKQTHDISFGENIIIEFDYEAARRVERPIFRVNFSVTGYRFFANIDSVDAGLKIPFVEGRGKIVLEVKRPNLYPQAYKVNLAVTTEELNTHLFFWNEAASFVVRAPNGKCMSYPTAIIELQSEATHIRD; via the coding sequence ATGAATGCGATCAGCTTTGACCGGGTTTCAAAGGCTTATGATCTTCAAGCCGGACGCCGGACATTGTTTGCAACCTTAATGGTCGCCAGTGGCGCGATGCCTCAGGAGGGTCTGTTTCATGCACTAACGGACGTGAGTTTTGATATCCAAAGAGGAGAAGCGATTGGTATCATCGGAAGCAATGGATCGGGGAAGAGCACAATCTTAAAATTGATTGCAGGTATTACTGCGCCGACCTCAGGTGCGGTGCGAATCAGCGGAAGAGTTGCGTCATTGATAGAACTCGGGGCTGGATTTCATCCTGAATTTACGGGCAGAGAGAATATTTATCTCAATGCGGCGACATTCGGGATTCCACGAAGCGTAATTGATAAAAAGTTTGAGGAAATTGTAGATTTCGCGGAATTGGGGACTTTCATCGATGTGCCCCTCAAGAAGTATTCCTCTGGAATGCAAGCACGCTTGGGTTTTTCAACCGCTGTCAACGTAAATCCGGATATCTTGCTCATCGATGAGGCGCTTGGTGTGGGAGATCTAAAATTTCAGATGAAATCCCGGGAGAGGATGAATGATTTTAAAAAGCGAAATGTTACTATCGTCCTCGTTTCCCACAATATGTCTGATATCAGCGTGATTTGTGATCGCGCAATCTTTTTAGAATCTGGGCGCACGGCGTTCATTGGCGGCGTGAGCGATGCCATTAATGCTTACACGTTTGAAGAAAACCAAGCCGAATCCAGAAAGGTGGATCAGAAAAGCATTGAGCATCGAGACGATTGGGGTCTGCCCACGGAGTACGGAGGCGACATGGGGGGAACAAGAGATATCGTAATCACTAAGGTGTTGTGCTATGAAAAGGGGCGCGACAAGCAGACCCACGATATTAGTTTCGGTGAAAATATTATCATCGAATTTGACTACGAGGCTGCTCGAAGGGTCGAGCGACCCATATTCAGGGTAAACTTCTCTGTAACCGGCTACCGTTTTTTTGCAAACATCGATTCTGTTGATGCCGGATTGAAGATTCCGTTTGTCGAGGGCAGAGGAAAGATTGTGCTGGAGGTGAAGCGTCCTAATCTTTACCCCCAAGCATACAAAGTAAACCTGGCCGTGACGACAGAAGAATTGAATACTCATTTATTTTTTTGGAATGAAGCAGCTAGTTTCGTTGTTCGAGCACCAAATGGGAAATGCATGTCTTACCCGACCGCCATCATCGAACTGCAGAGTGAAGCTACTCACATTCGGGATTAG